The following nucleotide sequence is from Dehalogenimonas formicexedens.
CGGTCGGTAACCTCTATATACACTACCTGGGGTTCGATCAGCTTGGCGGGCGTGACAAAATCAGTGGTCGTGGGGGTCGGAGTGGTGGTGCCGCTCAGCTTGGACACGGTCTGCTGCAGCGCTGCCAGATTGGCACTCAACGTATTGGCCGCAGTCTGCTGCTGAGCGATAGAGGATTGAAGGGAGGTGTTAGCGCTTTGAGCTGAGGTCAGGTCGGTATTGGCCGTGTTCACCTTGGAATTTGATTGAATAGCCAGCGCGCCGTTGCCTACGGTGGCAAGAGCCAGGATGACGATGAGGACGGCGACGAGAGCGTTGCTTCCCGATCCGTGCGATTTTCGCGGCATGGGTTCCATGCGTTCGGGCGCCGGTTGAGAAGGCGCGGGCTGCCGCATTGCCGCGGGATGCGTTTCCGGTGCCCTCATCTCTTCCGAAGGATTTTGTTCCGGCATGTTCGACGATTCCATTTCCATTTCCAATCTCATCCTTTCCAATATTCTTGTAAAATTACGACTTATTTACCCTCTTTTTCTATTATGACATTTTTATTTTGTCACGCAATAGTGGATAAATTATGTGCGATTCGTGGGAACTTTGAGGTCAAGCGATTTGAAAGACCTCGAAGAAATGAATTCTCAACCGTTACTGCGTCCGGTTGCTGAGGCAAAATGGTATTGCTATACTTACAAGGTTAATTTTATGACTAACGCGACGATCCCCTCCAAATACGAGACAGTCATCGGGCTGGAAGTACACGCCCAGTTGGCGACCGAGAGCAAGATGTACTGCCGCTGCGCCTCGGACTATGCCGACGCTCCGCCCAACACCCGCGTCTGCCCGGTTTGCCTTGGCCTGCCCGGCGTACTGCCGGTGATCAACAAGAAAGCCGTCGAATTCACCATGATGACGGCGCTGGCGCTTAACTGCACCATCGCGCCGCACTCAAAGTTCGACCGTAAGAATTATGCCTATCCCGACCTGATGAAGGGCTACCAGATCTCCCAGTATGACGAACCCATCGGCCGCCAGGGCTGGATCGACATCACCGTCGACGGCAAGGTCAGGCGGATCGGCATCACCCGCGTCCACCTGGAAGAGGATGTCGCCAAGCTCGTCCATCGTGACGAACCGGGCGGCCCGGGTTACTCCCTGGTGGACGTCAACCGTTCCGGCGTGCCGCTCATGGAGATCGTTTCCGAGCCGGATATGCGCACCCCGGAGGAAGCCCGCCAGTACCTGATGAAGCTCCGCACCATCCTGCGCTACCTCGGCGTGTCGGTAGCCAACATGGAAGAAGGTTCTTTCCGCTGCGACGCCAATATCTCGCTGCGGCCAACAGGCGAAACCGGTTTCAATCCCAAGGTTGAAGTCAAGAACATGAACTCATTCCGCGCCGTTTTCCGGGCGCTGGAATACGAAGAAGTCCGCCAGGCTAAAGACTACG
It contains:
- the gatB gene encoding Asp-tRNA(Asn)/Glu-tRNA(Gln) amidotransferase subunit GatB; the encoded protein is MTNATIPSKYETVIGLEVHAQLATESKMYCRCASDYADAPPNTRVCPVCLGLPGVLPVINKKAVEFTMMTALALNCTIAPHSKFDRKNYAYPDLMKGYQISQYDEPIGRQGWIDITVDGKVRRIGITRVHLEEDVAKLVHRDEPGGPGYSLVDVNRSGVPLMEIVSEPDMRTPEEARQYLMKLRTILRYLGVSVANMEEGSFRCDANISLRPTGETGFNPKVEVKNMNSFRAVFRALEYEEVRQAKDYDNHVRVPQETRGWQDEKGVTVSQRSKEFAHDYRYFPEPDLPPLQFDDRWIAEIRAKLPELPEVRQARFTRDYELSEYDATLLTAARDTADYFEGVLSADLKVSAKEAANWVNGEVTRIMNAVNAGIDAFAARVPASALAQLITITSKGAINTATAKTVLEEMWQTGKAADAIIAEKGLAQISDDSALREMAAKIIGDNPAAVADFKAGKEQSLKFLVGQMMKLSKGRANPAVASDIILQKLKEG